A section of the Triticum dicoccoides isolate Atlit2015 ecotype Zavitan chromosome 7A, WEW_v2.0, whole genome shotgun sequence genome encodes:
- the LOC119330894 gene encoding NAC domain-containing protein 96-like, translated as MTTAAGSESSSSSTPATAAAVLPVGFRFRPTDEELVRHYLKAKIAGRAHPDLLAIPDVDLAAVEPWDLPARSVIKSDDPEWFFFARRDRPKYPGKSSRSCRSTAAGYWKATGKDRLIRAPGPGGCRGKGALIGVKKTLVFHRGRAPRGARTPWIMHEYTATDPNPQSQSQSQSAGPQNDSFVLYRLFNKQDEETPAPVSEPPSTSPPANPPLQQANDTASASMVEDKASPSDSSQLTPTNATTDHTSTAHLLAAAGDAEQIADQDAAYLNMLAQLPAISSPMRPYTDLPFVGNMGDEQEDFSMYLNNIIGEQDVQAMLPNPADDETGVSNPTGSWTPYPQDMLDMINSIGPMGAAPWTQQQQQATAPVELMGPQQGIAARRIRLAYAVERASASQPILACHSESEEGEGESAGCSTESSSNNHEEEDHVNDALFQTMAGDLMHNITPAQALLVSSVEVADKLQHLSFNDDSILEEEDAKPRRGAGLKQRVKQDSGRNGHDPDGLLRNSAYLPGPGDSFSETARRRRSLWLALLVMAIPLCLCLYWLVSGGH; from the exons ATGACGACCGCGGCGGGGTcggagtcgtcgtcctcctcgaccccggcgacggcggcggcggtgctgccGGTGGGGTTCCGGTTCCGTCCGACGGACGAGGAGCTGGTGCGGCACTACCTCAAGGCCAAGATCGCGGGGCGGGCGCACCCGGACCTGCTGGCGATCCCGGACGTGGACCTGGCGGCGGTGGAGCCGTGGGACCTGCCCGCCCGCTCCGTCATCAAGTCGGACGACCCCGAGTGGTTCTTCTTCGCCCGCCGCGACCGCCCCAAGTACCCCGGCAAGTCCTCCCGCTCctgccgctccaccgccgccggatACTGGAAGGCCACCGGCAAGGACCGCCTCATCCGGGCGCCCGGCCCCGGCGGCTGCAGGGGGAAGGGCGCCCTCATCGGCGTGAAGAAGACCCTCGTGTTCCACCGCGGCCGCGCCCCACGCGGCGCACGCACCCCGTGGATCATGCACGAGTACACCGCCACCGACCCAAACCCCCAATCCCAATCTCAATCCCAATCTGCAGGCCCCCAAAAT GATAGCTTTGTTCTGTACCGCCTGTTCAACAAGCAGGATGAAGAGACCCCGGCCCCCGTTTCAGAACCCCCGTCCACGTCGCCTCCAGCCAATCCGCCGCTACAGCAAGCCAACGACACGGCCAGCGCCTCCATGGTGGAAGACAAGGCCTCGCCATCTGATTCGAGCCAGCTGACCCCGACCAATGCAACCACCGACCAcacctccactgcccatcttcttgCAGCCGCCGGTGACGCAGAGCAGATAGCGGATCAG GATGCTGCTTATCTGAATATGTTGGCCCAGCTTCCTGCAATCAGCTCCCCGATGCGTCCTTACACGGATCTCCCTTTTGTCGGCAACATGGGTGATGAGCAGGAAGACTTCTCGATGTATCTGAACAACATCATAGGTGAGCAGGATGTGCAAGCCATGTTGCCCAATCCAGCCGATGACGAAACGGGCGTGTCCAATCCTACAGGCTCATGGACTCCTTATCCCCAAGATATGTTGGACATGATAAATTCAATTGGCCCTATGGGAGCAGCACCTTggacgcagcagcagcagcaggccacAGCTCCAGTAGAGTTGATGGGCCCACAACAAGGGATTGCGGCAAGGAGGATCCGGCTTGCGTACGCTGTTGAGAGGGCATCGGCGTCTCAGCCTATATTAGCTTGTCACTCGGAAAGCGAAGAAGGTGAGGGCGAATCAGCTGGCTGTAGCACAGAAAGTTCATCCAACAACCATGAGGAGGAGGATCATGTCAATGATGCACTTTTCCAAACCATG GCTGGAGATCTGATGCATAACATCACTCCTGCTCAAGCGCTACTGGTTTCTTCGGTGGAAGTTGCAGACAAGCTCCAGCATCTATCATTCAATG ATGACAGCATATTGGAAGAAGAAGATGCCAAGCCGCGTCGTGGAGCCGGTCTGAAGCAGAGGGTGAAGCAGGACTCGGGTCGAAACGGGCATGACCCGGACGGACTCCTGCGCAACAGTGCCTACTTGCCTGGCCCTGGAGATTCATTTTCAGAAACAGCGAGACGGCGGAGGTCCCTCTGGCTGGCGCTCCTGGTGATGGCCATCCCCCTCTGCTTGTGCTTGTATTGGTTGGTGTCTGGAGGTCACTGA
- the LOC119329730 gene encoding 1-aminocyclopropane-1-carboxylate oxidase homolog 1-like: MASSVVVDHSQREMEIKAFHESKAGVKGLVDAGVTKLPSMFIHPPENLLSYSLPEALFEDDHLHKIRGLQFSVIDLTGFDSPESRKWVVEEIRSAAESWGFFQLVNHGIPLHVMEGIQRGVRAFHELPQEEKAKWYSRDFARKVNFFSFHGDLSAATPADWRDTLSCKALQDPESFEAIPQICREEVREYMEGIDGVVMKLSELFSEALGLASDYLAGTKCFNARSMACHYFPICPEPHLTLLLQDSVGGLQILHQGVWIDVPPVKGALLANIADMMQIITNGKFKSVEHRLLLRPTVEPRISIACFLY; the protein is encoded by the exons ATGGCATCCTCAGTTGTGGTGGATCACAGCCAGCGTGAGATGGAGATCAAAGCCTTCCACGAGAGCAAAGCCGGCGTCAAAGGCCTCGTCGACGCCGGTGTCACCAAGCTTCCCTCCATGTTCATACACCCTCCAGAGAATCTCCTCAGCTATTCACTCCCTGAGGCTTTGTTCG AAGACGATCATCTTCACAAGATTCGCGGCCTTCAGTTCTCCGTGATTGATCTCACCGGGTTTGATTCCCCGGAGAGCCGAAAGTGGGTCGTGGAGGAGATAAGGAGCGCGGCAGAGTCATGGGGCTTCTTTCAGCTGGTGAATCATGGGATTCCTCTCCATGTCATGGAGGGAATCCAGAGAGGAGTCCGAGCTTTCCATGAGCTTCCTCAGGAGGAGAAAGCAAAGTGGTACTCGCGCGACTTTGCTCGCAAGGTTAACTTCTTCAGCTTTCATGGAGATCTCAGCGCAGCAACTCCGGCCGACTGGAGAGATACCTTATCTTGCAAGGCTCTACAAGACCCCGAAAGCTTTGAAGCAATACCACAAATCTGCAG AGAAGAAGTGAGGGAGTACATGGAAGGCATCGATGGAGTTGTGATGAAGTTGTCTGAGTTATTTTCGGAAGCTTTAGGTCTTGCAAGTGATTATCTAGCAGGCACAAAATGCTTCAATGCAAGGTCTATGGCGTGTCACTATTTCCCGATATGTCCCGAGCCACATTTGACCTTGCTCCTCCAAGATAGCGTCGGCGGCCTTCAAATTCTTCATCAAGGTGTTTGGATTGATGTTCCTCCGGTCAAGGGTGCGTTGCTGGCCAATATTGCTGACATGATGCAG ATTATTACAAACGGGAAGTTCAAGAGCGTGGAGCACCGACTTCTGCTAAGACCAACTGTAGAGCCACGTATCTCAATTGCATGCTTTCTTTATTAA